A genomic stretch from Petrimonas mucosa includes:
- a CDS encoding LytR/AlgR family response regulator transcription factor, whose translation MKLTCWIVDDEPLALELLDSYVQKTPFLKLTGKFSSAIQAMNNMSGERVDVIFLDIQMPEVSGMEFARFIDKDTRIIFTTAFSEYALDGYRVNALDYLLKPFSYTEFLSASKRALEWFEIKAASVEKGEAGVTGIFVRSDYKLVHVLFDEILLIEGLKDYVKIYTNKDQRPILTLMSMKSMEDELPQSRFIRVHRSFIVHRNKIDRVEKNRIIIGKHEIPIGETYRKSFMEEINGR comes from the coding sequence ATGAAACTGACTTGCTGGATAGTCGATGATGAACCGCTGGCGCTTGAACTGCTCGACTCCTACGTGCAGAAGACTCCGTTCTTAAAGTTGACCGGCAAGTTCTCCAGTGCCATACAGGCGATGAACAACATGAGCGGCGAACGCGTAGATGTGATCTTTCTCGATATCCAGATGCCCGAAGTGAGCGGCATGGAGTTTGCCCGTTTTATCGACAAGGATACGCGGATCATTTTCACAACCGCATTCAGCGAGTATGCCCTGGACGGATATAGGGTAAACGCCCTGGATTACCTGTTGAAACCTTTCTCCTACACCGAATTTCTAAGTGCCTCGAAAAGGGCGCTGGAGTGGTTTGAAATAAAAGCGGCTTCAGTTGAAAAAGGCGAAGCCGGAGTTACCGGAATCTTCGTCCGCTCGGACTACAAGCTGGTGCATGTCCTCTTCGATGAGATCCTGTTGATTGAGGGACTGAAGGATTATGTAAAGATTTATACCAACAAGGATCAGAGACCGATCCTGACGTTGATGAGCATGAAATCGATGGAGGACGAACTGCCTCAATCCCGTTTCATACGCGTGCACCGGTCGTTCATCGTACACCGCAACAAGATCGACCGGGTGGAGAAAAACCGAATCATCATCGGCAAGCACGAGATTCCCATCGGGGAGACCTACCGCAAATCATTCATGGAGGAGATCAACGGGAGATGA
- a CDS encoding LuxR C-terminal-related transcriptional regulator, which produces MADINKNVILSDLLTEHSELIPVVNRFGIKLGVGEKTIEKICQENELNPDFILAILNVYMDESYDPGKDLDKFDVSLIVDYLKRTVENYLQASVPNLEKHFTPFVAMNNGENEELKLLHKIFYQFKSELADHLQQGLDQPGDYPNELLHDLKNIIIRHISGNYNQNLAYAVIFSITALERELHIHNRLLEKVLRPKLRELDSGHIEHLSHTFSDDSKSPAGDRQLTNREIEVLKLIVQGRLNKEIAEKLNISLNTVLSHRKNIMAKTGIKTVSGLTFYSISNGLVSPGDEII; this is translated from the coding sequence ATGGCAGACATTAACAAGAACGTGATTCTATCTGACCTGCTGACCGAGCACAGCGAGCTGATTCCGGTCGTGAACAGGTTCGGCATCAAGCTTGGGGTGGGAGAGAAGACAATCGAGAAAATCTGCCAGGAGAATGAGTTGAATCCCGACTTCATACTGGCTATCCTGAATGTCTACATGGACGAGAGCTACGATCCGGGAAAGGATCTGGATAAATTTGATGTCTCCCTCATTGTGGACTACCTCAAACGTACCGTCGAGAATTACCTGCAGGCATCCGTACCTAACCTGGAGAAGCACTTCACCCCTTTTGTCGCGATGAATAACGGGGAGAATGAAGAGTTGAAGCTGCTGCACAAGATATTCTACCAGTTCAAGTCGGAACTTGCCGACCACCTTCAACAGGGTCTCGATCAGCCGGGCGACTACCCGAACGAGTTGCTGCATGACCTGAAGAACATCATAATCAGGCATATTTCCGGAAACTATAACCAGAACCTGGCTTATGCAGTGATCTTTTCCATTACTGCCCTCGAGAGGGAGCTGCATATTCATAACCGGTTACTGGAAAAAGTGCTGCGTCCCAAACTGAGAGAGCTCGATTCGGGTCATATCGAACACCTGAGCCACACATTTTCAGATGATTCCAAGTCGCCGGCCGGAGACAGGCAGTTGACTAACCGGGAGATCGAGGTGCTGAAACTTATCGTTCAGGGACGGTTAAACAAGGAGATTGCGGAAAAACTGAACATCAGCCTGAATACCGTTCTTTCACACCGGAAAAACATCATGGCAAAAACCGGTATCAAGACTGTTTCAGGGTTGACCTTCTACTCCATATCGAATGGACTGGTCTCGCCAGGCGACGAGATTATCTAG
- the ltrA gene encoding group II intron reverse transcriptase/maturase, with product MAQQQAKTYQYDLFSETGQEVDRPYDKSEAVRGAQSAKALQVKEAGEQGRALAPDLMGAILCHSNIKQAYKQVRQNKGVAGIDQMAVGGFAVWYAGDGKSLLDKLYNGTYQPQGVKQVEIPKPGGGKRKLGIPTVTDRIIQQAIAQVLSPIYEQKFSENSYGFRPNRSAHQALKKGSEYVEEGRNIVVDMDLKTFFDVVNHDRLMYRLSETIGDKTLLRLIRKYLQSGILVDGVVSQRTEGTPQGSPLSPLLSNIVLDELDKELERRGHKFVRYADDCNIYVRSQTAGERVMESITGFIESKLKLLVNKDKSQVCEVNQTKFLGYTIQKDGNLTIAEKSIERFKEKVRSITKRNRGVKFEQVIAELVPVMRGWLNYFRYARCKRVLKNLDSWIRRKLRCYRLKQCKRVITLQRFLERQGVESWQSWILALSGKGHWRKSGCPQAHQALNNKWFDAAGLYNLTLNYDRLNN from the coding sequence ATGGCGCAACAGCAAGCAAAAACTTACCAGTACGATCTGTTTTCTGAAACGGGTCAGGAGGTTGATCGCCCTTATGACAAGAGTGAAGCCGTACGTGGAGCTCAGTCAGCAAAGGCGTTGCAAGTAAAAGAAGCAGGCGAACAGGGACGAGCCTTAGCCCCGGATTTAATGGGAGCGATATTGTGTCACAGCAATATCAAACAAGCCTACAAACAGGTAAGGCAGAACAAAGGAGTAGCGGGAATCGATCAAATGGCGGTAGGAGGATTTGCCGTATGGTACGCAGGAGATGGAAAAAGTCTACTGGACAAACTATACAACGGCACTTACCAACCCCAAGGGGTCAAGCAGGTCGAAATACCCAAGCCGGGCGGAGGTAAACGCAAACTGGGTATCCCCACGGTAACCGACAGGATCATCCAGCAGGCGATAGCACAGGTACTAAGTCCAATTTACGAGCAGAAATTTTCCGAAAACAGCTACGGATTTCGTCCCAACCGGAGCGCCCATCAAGCGTTAAAGAAAGGGAGCGAATATGTGGAGGAAGGAAGAAATATCGTTGTAGACATGGACTTGAAAACGTTCTTCGATGTCGTCAATCATGACCGGTTAATGTATCGGCTGTCAGAGACCATTGGCGATAAAACGCTATTGAGACTGATACGCAAATACCTTCAAAGTGGAATACTGGTTGATGGCGTTGTAAGTCAACGTACCGAAGGCACCCCCCAGGGGAGCCCCCTGTCCCCACTCTTATCCAACATAGTTTTAGACGAACTGGACAAGGAGTTAGAACGCAGGGGACACAAATTTGTTCGATATGCGGACGATTGCAACATCTACGTACGCAGCCAAACGGCAGGCGAGAGAGTAATGGAATCGATAACAGGCTTTATTGAAAGCAAACTGAAACTACTTGTCAACAAAGACAAAAGTCAGGTTTGCGAGGTAAATCAAACCAAATTCTTAGGCTACACCATCCAAAAGGATGGGAACCTGACCATAGCAGAGAAGAGCATTGAACGCTTCAAGGAGAAAGTACGCAGTATAACCAAGCGAAACAGGGGAGTGAAGTTCGAACAAGTAATTGCAGAACTCGTACCCGTGATGCGCGGTTGGCTTAACTACTTTCGCTACGCCCGATGTAAAAGAGTATTAAAGAATCTTGATTCATGGATACGCAGGAAACTTCGGTGCTATAGATTAAAGCAGTGCAAGAGGGTCATTACCTTGCAACGTTTTCTTGAAAGACAGGGCGTTGAAAGCTGGCAAAGCTGGATATTAGCCCTCTCCGGTAAAGGACACTGGCGCAAGTCAGGATGCCCACAAGCCCACCAGGCTCTCAACAACAAATGGTTTGATGCAGCAGGTCTTTACAACCTCACATTAAATTACGACAGGTTAAACAATTAA
- a CDS encoding O-acetyl-ADP-ribose deacetylase produces the protein MKISWIKADITRLDTDAIVNAANNSLLGGGGVDGAIHRAAGPALLEECRKLNGCETGKAKITRGYRLPAKYVIHTVGPVWYGGNRNEESLLRDCYLNSLRLAEERGLKTVAFPNISTGVYRFPKERAAEIAVDAVKHFPAVSVEEVIFVCFDEENCAIYERIISR, from the coding sequence ATGAAGATCAGTTGGATAAAAGCCGATATTACACGGCTTGATACAGATGCAATTGTAAATGCTGCAAACAATTCGCTATTGGGCGGAGGCGGTGTTGACGGAGCCATTCACCGGGCGGCAGGTCCCGCATTGCTCGAGGAGTGCCGGAAACTGAACGGTTGCGAGACCGGTAAAGCCAAAATAACGCGGGGATACCGGTTGCCGGCAAAGTATGTCATCCATACGGTGGGTCCGGTCTGGTACGGTGGAAACCGGAACGAGGAGAGTCTGTTGAGGGATTGTTATCTCAATTCGCTCAGACTTGCCGAGGAGCGCGGTTTAAAAACGGTAGCCTTTCCCAACATCAGCACAGGAGTATATCGGTTTCCAAAAGAGCGGGCGGCCGAAATTGCGGTGGATGCAGTGAAACATTTTCCGGCCGTATCGGTGGAAGAGGTGATCTTTGTCTGTTTTGACGAAGAGAATTGTGCCATCTACGAACGGATCATCTCCCGTTGA
- the corA gene encoding magnesium/cobalt transporter CorA, whose translation MAYITHKKREDIGLSPYELKFRGKRKAEAVRIRVIDFDLESVRETEVKETEELRRYLNSDSITWINVDGLHNSQLIRDLSEIFAIPGDILSDVMDPSSRPQVEVFNNGFFVSMKMMRVSENKRTVSVNNLSLVVMNRLLISFQEEKGDLFDPVRERIRNHKTKIRISGSDYLAFTLMDVVIDNYIYILDAYGEKVESLEERLILETNREMLRIIDKFRRELSNLRVDIKPAKEMVMGLVKLDTDFIQEENRRHYKELLDNINQAVDLLDYYREVLYDDLNIYHSSMSTKLNDTMTLLTIFSVIFIPLTFIVGVYGMNFDNLPELHWHYGYFIVWGIMVLIVVVMIVYFRRKRWF comes from the coding sequence ATGGCTTACATTACACACAAAAAGAGAGAAGATATCGGTCTCTCCCCGTATGAATTGAAGTTCAGGGGGAAGAGAAAGGCGGAAGCTGTCCGTATCCGGGTTATCGATTTCGACCTGGAGTCGGTGCGCGAAACCGAGGTGAAAGAGACGGAGGAGCTGAGGCGATATCTCAACTCCGACTCCATCACCTGGATAAACGTTGACGGGCTGCATAACAGTCAACTCATCCGTGATCTGTCGGAAATCTTTGCCATCCCCGGCGACATTCTCTCCGACGTGATGGATCCGTCGTCCCGTCCCCAGGTGGAGGTATTCAACAATGGATTCTTCGTCTCAATGAAAATGATGAGAGTCAGCGAGAATAAGAGGACGGTGTCGGTAAATAACCTGAGCCTTGTCGTGATGAACAGGCTGCTTATCTCTTTTCAGGAGGAGAAAGGCGACCTGTTTGATCCTGTCAGGGAGAGGATCCGCAATCATAAAACAAAGATCCGCATTTCCGGATCAGATTATCTGGCATTTACCCTGATGGATGTAGTTATCGATAATTATATCTACATCTTGGATGCATATGGCGAAAAAGTGGAATCCCTGGAAGAGAGGCTGATATTGGAAACCAACAGGGAGATGCTTCGGATCATTGACAAGTTCAGGCGTGAACTCAGTAATCTGCGTGTGGATATAAAACCGGCAAAAGAGATGGTGATGGGACTGGTGAAGCTCGATACCGACTTTATCCAGGAGGAGAACAGGAGGCATTACAAGGAGCTGCTGGACAATATCAATCAGGCGGTGGATCTGCTGGACTACTATCGCGAGGTTCTCTATGACGACCTGAACATCTACCACTCATCGATGAGTACAAAGTTAAACGATACCATGACCCTGCTCACCATCTTCTCGGTCATTTTTATCCCGCTCACCTTTATTGTGGGTGTTTACGGGATGAACTTCGATAACCTTCCCGAACTGCATTGGCATTACGGTTATTTCATTGTCTGGGGAATAATGGTGCTCATTGTGGTGGTGATGATCGTCTATTTCAGGAGAAAAAGATGGTTTTAA
- the mutA gene encoding methylmalonyl-CoA mutase small subunit, protein MSNQKEKLFTDFPPVSTEEWMEVITKDLKGADFQKKLVWKTNEGFNVNPFYRAENIEGLAQVTNLPGQFPYVRSTRKENVWYVRQDIDVKDYAEANKKALMLLEKGVTSLGFHLPKNNLSAENLALLLNGIAPEKVELNFRTCISKTDELARLVVAYLTSQNLDLLNCYGSIEYDPFRKILKKGVDVPNWIDDAVEMVKITAPLPRYRSLSVTGNLLNDAGAYSYQELGFSLSYGNQLLGALIEKGVAPSLAAKKIKFEFGVGSNYFMEIAKFRAARWLWAEIVNAYNPPCPPHITCDNTAEDGTCRCAAKMNIHASTSRFNQSLYDPYVNMLRTQTEAMSATIGAVDSLTVRPFDEAFETPTEFAERIAVNQQLLLKEEAHFDKVTDPASGSYYIETLTVSLAEQAWKLFLETEEKGFYEALKAGFVQDAVAASSQARFNAVANRKEILLGTNQYPNFTETMAEKITDPKDHSCGCGSVDKTELKPLVIRRLSEQFDALRLATEKSGKTPKVFMLTIGNLAMRLARSQFSSNFFACAGYRIIDNNGFPTVEEGVAAARNAGADVVVLCSSDDEYVEYAPKAFDLLKGGKEIFVVAGAPACMDELKAHGIEHFIHVRSNVYETLKAFNGKLL, encoded by the coding sequence ATGAGTAATCAGAAAGAAAAACTTTTTACAGATTTCCCTCCGGTTTCCACCGAAGAGTGGATGGAAGTCATTACCAAAGACCTGAAAGGGGCTGACTTCCAAAAAAAACTGGTGTGGAAAACAAACGAAGGTTTTAATGTGAATCCTTTCTACAGGGCAGAAAATATCGAAGGACTCGCACAGGTCACAAACCTGCCGGGACAATTCCCTTATGTACGAAGCACGAGAAAGGAGAATGTCTGGTATGTACGTCAGGATATCGACGTGAAAGACTATGCCGAGGCCAACAAGAAAGCACTGATGCTGTTGGAAAAGGGGGTTACGTCGCTTGGTTTCCATCTTCCGAAGAATAACCTTTCGGCAGAAAACCTCGCACTCCTTCTCAACGGTATTGCTCCAGAAAAGGTGGAGTTGAATTTCAGGACCTGCATCTCCAAAACCGACGAACTGGCACGGCTGGTAGTAGCCTACCTTACATCACAAAACCTCGATCTCCTTAATTGTTACGGCTCCATCGAATATGATCCTTTCAGGAAGATACTGAAGAAGGGGGTGGATGTGCCCAACTGGATTGACGATGCTGTTGAAATGGTTAAAATCACGGCTCCGCTTCCCCGTTACAGAAGTCTCTCCGTAACAGGTAACCTGCTGAACGATGCCGGTGCATACAGTTATCAGGAGCTGGGTTTCAGCCTCTCCTACGGAAATCAGCTGTTGGGTGCGCTTATCGAAAAGGGAGTTGCCCCGTCGCTGGCTGCAAAGAAAATTAAATTTGAGTTTGGCGTAGGCTCAAACTATTTCATGGAGATTGCCAAGTTCCGTGCTGCACGGTGGTTATGGGCCGAGATCGTGAATGCATACAATCCACCATGCCCTCCCCATATCACATGCGACAATACAGCGGAAGACGGTACTTGCCGCTGCGCTGCCAAAATGAATATTCATGCCTCTACATCGCGCTTTAACCAGTCGCTTTACGACCCGTATGTCAACATGCTCCGTACACAGACCGAAGCTATGTCTGCCACTATCGGTGCAGTAGATTCGCTCACGGTACGTCCTTTCGACGAAGCATTCGAGACACCTACCGAGTTTGCGGAACGGATTGCCGTAAACCAGCAGCTGTTGCTGAAAGAGGAGGCCCATTTCGATAAGGTGACCGATCCGGCTTCGGGTTCATATTACATCGAGACGCTGACGGTTTCACTCGCCGAACAGGCCTGGAAACTCTTCCTGGAGACAGAGGAGAAAGGGTTCTATGAAGCCCTCAAGGCCGGTTTTGTGCAGGATGCCGTTGCAGCTTCGTCGCAAGCCCGTTTCAATGCAGTTGCCAACAGAAAAGAGATACTGCTGGGCACCAACCAGTATCCAAACTTTACGGAAACCATGGCTGAGAAGATTACTGATCCAAAAGATCACTCATGCGGTTGTGGCAGCGTAGATAAAACCGAACTCAAACCATTGGTGATAAGGAGATTGTCGGAGCAGTTCGATGCGCTCAGACTGGCTACCGAAAAAAGTGGCAAGACTCCTAAGGTCTTTATGCTCACTATCGGAAACCTGGCGATGCGTCTGGCCCGTTCTCAATTCTCGAGCAACTTCTTCGCGTGTGCCGGATACCGGATTATCGACAACAACGGTTTCCCGACTGTGGAGGAGGGTGTTGCCGCTGCCCGTAATGCCGGTGCCGATGTGGTTGTACTCTGTTCGAGCGATGATGAGTATGTGGAGTATGCTCCCAAGGCTTTCGATCTGCTGAAAGGAGGAAAAGAGATCTTTGTCGTTGCAGGGGCTCCCGCTTGTATGGATGAGTTGAAAGCTCATGGAATTGAACATTTCATTCACGTTCGCAGCAACGTATATGAGACGTTGAAGGCGTTCAACGGGAAACTTCTATAG
- a CDS encoding UbiA prenyltransferase family protein: MSTLRHRLTVNSPWLWSISGSTVLVVFSYLFYLYRTGVVAELYCSNGMVAIIGALSLYAAGCMLYQKFRHVGLSGVLLFLCYGLSIGWGVVYVMTGRLVWPVLLVGAPSGLLLAALLHASDTAYVVQDEGAQLHYQTMLLAAYLLVAIAVTLHLLHPLVFLVLVAFPSAITSIRLMKASTEGDPSLVARTAKLVLMFNLLLSAANFISPFL, encoded by the coding sequence ATGTCCACACTCAGACACCGGTTGACAGTTAATTCCCCCTGGCTCTGGTCCATCTCCGGATCAACAGTGCTGGTGGTCTTCTCTTACCTGTTTTATCTCTATAGAACCGGTGTTGTTGCCGAATTGTACTGTTCCAATGGCATGGTTGCCATAATCGGCGCGCTTTCGCTTTATGCTGCCGGTTGCATGTTGTACCAAAAGTTCAGGCATGTCGGTCTGAGTGGAGTGTTGCTATTTCTCTGCTATGGATTGTCTATCGGATGGGGCGTTGTTTATGTCATGACAGGTCGGCTCGTCTGGCCGGTATTGCTGGTAGGTGCCCCTTCGGGGTTGTTGTTGGCTGCCCTTCTTCATGCATCCGATACCGCATATGTGGTTCAGGATGAGGGCGCACAACTTCACTATCAGACAATGTTGCTGGCAGCCTATCTTCTGGTAGCTATTGCCGTGACGTTGCATCTTTTGCACCCGCTGGTTTTCCTGGTGTTGGTTGCCTTTCCATCGGCCATAACAAGCATCCGGCTGATGAAAGCTTCTACCGAAGGTGACCCGTCACTGGTTGCCCGCACTGCAAAACTGGTGTTGATGTTCAATCTCCTGCTCTCAGCGGCAAATTTCATCTCACCGTTTCTATAG
- the scpA gene encoding methylmalonyl-CoA mutase → MKPDFKSIDIKSAGFEATNVAEWAEKNEIKADWLTPEQIPVKPVYTKEDLEGMEHLGYAAGVPPFLRGPYSTMYVMRPWTIRQYAGFSTAEESNAFYRRNLASGQKGLSVAFDLPTHRGYDADNERVVGDVGKAGVSICSVEDMKVLFDGIPLNKMSVSMTMNGAVLPIMAFYIVAAQEQGAKLEEMAGTIQNDILKEFMVRNTYIYPPEFSMKIIADIFEFTSQKMPKFNSISISGYHMQEAGATADIELAYTLADGIEYLRAGINAGIDIDAFAPRLSFFWAIGMNHFMEIAKMRAARLLWAKIVKSMGAKNPKSMALRTHSQTSGWSLTEQDPFNNVGRTCIEAMAAALGHTQSLHTNALDEAIALPTDFSARIARNTQIYIQEETQITRHVDPWAGSYYVESLTQELVDKAWNLIQEIEKLGGMAKAIETGVPKMRIEEAAARTQARIDSGIQKIIGVNVCRLEKEDPIDILEVDNTEVRKQQIARLEQLKANRDNEAVRKALDAITRCVETKEGNLLELSIEAARVRATLGEISDACEKVVGRYNAVIRTISGVYSSESKSDATLEEARAMTEKFAKKEGRQPRIMIAKMGQDGHDRGAKVVATGYADCGFDVDMGPLFQTPAEAARQAVENDVHVLGVSSLAAGHKTLIPQVIEELAKLGRPDIVVIAGGVIPAQDYDFLYKAGVAAIFGPGSPVAKSAILIVKILLGEE, encoded by the coding sequence ATGAAACCAGATTTCAAAAGTATCGATATTAAATCTGCCGGCTTCGAAGCGACAAATGTTGCCGAGTGGGCCGAAAAGAATGAGATAAAAGCCGACTGGCTTACGCCGGAGCAGATTCCGGTGAAACCTGTATATACGAAGGAAGACCTTGAAGGAATGGAACATCTGGGATATGCAGCCGGTGTGCCCCCTTTCCTGAGAGGACCCTACTCAACCATGTATGTAATGCGTCCGTGGACCATCCGCCAGTATGCCGGATTTTCCACTGCCGAAGAGTCAAATGCCTTCTATCGCCGTAACCTGGCTTCTGGCCAGAAGGGATTGTCGGTGGCATTCGACCTGCCCACGCACCGCGGATACGATGCCGATAACGAGCGTGTGGTTGGTGATGTTGGAAAGGCAGGGGTTTCGATCTGCTCGGTTGAGGACATGAAAGTGCTCTTCGACGGTATTCCCCTCAACAAGATGTCTGTCTCCATGACCATGAACGGAGCCGTATTGCCAATCATGGCCTTCTATATCGTGGCTGCCCAGGAGCAGGGTGCCAAGCTTGAGGAGATGGCAGGAACCATTCAGAACGACATCCTGAAGGAGTTCATGGTGCGGAATACCTACATCTATCCACCCGAATTCTCAATGAAGATCATTGCCGACATCTTTGAGTTCACCTCGCAGAAGATGCCGAAGTTCAACTCCATCTCCATTTCTGGATACCACATGCAGGAGGCGGGAGCCACTGCCGATATCGAACTGGCCTATACCCTGGCCGACGGTATCGAATATCTGCGGGCCGGAATCAATGCCGGTATCGATATCGATGCTTTTGCTCCCCGTTTGTCCTTCTTCTGGGCCATCGGCATGAATCACTTCATGGAGATTGCCAAGATGCGGGCGGCGCGACTGCTTTGGGCTAAGATCGTAAAAAGCATGGGGGCAAAGAATCCGAAGTCGATGGCACTCAGAACCCACTCGCAGACGTCGGGCTGGTCGTTAACCGAACAGGATCCGTTCAACAATGTGGGACGTACCTGTATTGAAGCGATGGCTGCTGCGCTGGGTCATACGCAGTCGTTGCACACCAACGCACTGGATGAAGCCATTGCCTTGCCGACCGACTTCTCTGCACGTATTGCGCGCAATACGCAGATCTACATTCAGGAAGAGACGCAAATCACCAGACATGTAGATCCATGGGCCGGTTCCTATTACGTGGAATCGCTTACGCAGGAGCTGGTGGACAAAGCCTGGAATCTTATTCAGGAGATTGAAAAACTGGGCGGAATGGCAAAAGCCATCGAGACGGGAGTTCCGAAGATGCGTATCGAAGAGGCTGCTGCACGTACACAGGCCCGCATCGATTCAGGAATTCAGAAGATCATCGGTGTAAATGTCTGCCGTCTCGAAAAAGAAGATCCTATTGATATTCTTGAAGTGGATAACACCGAGGTTCGCAAGCAGCAGATTGCCCGCCTGGAGCAACTCAAGGCTAACCGCGACAATGAGGCGGTACGCAAGGCGCTTGATGCCATCACCAGATGTGTGGAGACAAAAGAGGGAAATCTGTTGGAACTGTCGATCGAAGCAGCCCGGGTTCGCGCCACGCTTGGCGAAATTTCCGATGCCTGCGAAAAAGTTGTAGGACGTTATAATGCAGTAATCAGAACAATTTCAGGAGTGTATTCATCAGAATCTAAATCGGATGCCACGCTCGAGGAAGCGCGTGCAATGACCGAAAAGTTTGCTAAGAAAGAGGGCCGTCAGCCGAGAATCATGATTGCGAAGATGGGACAGGACGGACACGATCGTGGTGCCAAGGTGGTGGCCACGGGGTATGCCGATTGTGGTTTCGACGTGGATATGGGGCCGCTGTTCCAGACACCGGCCGAGGCTGCCCGTCAGGCAGTGGAGAACGACGTTCACGTATTGGGTGTGTCGTCGCTGGCTGCCGGTCACAAGACCCTGATTCCCCAGGTTATTGAGGAGCTGGCCAAATTGGGCCGTCCCGACATTGTTGTAATCGCCGGGGGTGTAATACCGGCCCAGGATTACGATTTCCTCTACAAAGCGGGAGTTGCCGCCATTTTCGGACCGGGTTCCCCCGTTGCGAAATCGGCCATCCTGATTGTAAAGATCCTGTTGGGCGAGGAGTAA
- a CDS encoding creatininase family protein produces MNAIDISSANWKDVKETRYDAVILPWGACEPHNYHLPYLTDCFLSHHIALESASLAYERSGVLCAVLPPVYFGSQNPGQWDLPLCIHTNSETQKAILSDVVESLQVQGFSKLVILNGHGGNTFKPYIRDLAKRQPGFTIIAVDWWTIVPTGDYFEERVDEHGGEQETSVLLHYRPDLVKLEQAGDGKPAPLPMESINQKVGWMPRHWQQVTSDTGIGNPKKSTAEKGKRYSRAVVEKIAGLLSELKTF; encoded by the coding sequence ATGAATGCAATTGATATCAGCTCCGCCAACTGGAAAGATGTAAAAGAGACGCGATACGATGCGGTGATACTGCCCTGGGGCGCATGTGAGCCGCACAATTACCACCTGCCCTACCTTACCGACTGTTTTTTGTCGCACCATATCGCCCTGGAGAGCGCATCGCTTGCCTATGAAAGATCGGGTGTGCTTTGCGCTGTCCTGCCACCGGTCTATTTTGGATCACAAAACCCGGGACAGTGGGATCTGCCGCTCTGTATCCACACGAACAGTGAAACACAGAAAGCGATCCTGAGTGATGTGGTGGAGTCGTTACAGGTTCAGGGGTTCTCAAAACTGGTTATTCTGAACGGACACGGTGGCAACACCTTCAAGCCATATATCCGTGATCTGGCAAAACGACAGCCCGGTTTTACCATCATTGCGGTGGACTGGTGGACGATCGTGCCTACTGGCGACTACTTTGAGGAGAGGGTCGATGAGCACGGTGGAGAACAGGAGACCTCGGTGTTGCTCCATTACCGACCAGATCTGGTGAAGCTGGAACAGGCTGGCGATGGTAAGCCTGCGCCACTTCCGATGGAGTCGATCAACCAGAAAGTGGGATGGATGCCCCGTCACTGGCAACAGGTTACCAGCGATACTGGAATCGGTAATCCCAAAAAATCGACAGCAGAAAAGGGTAAAAGATATTCCCGAGCCGTCGTGGAAAAGATAGCCGGCCTGTTGTCGGAGTTGAAAACGTTCTGA